From one Nitrospirota bacterium genomic stretch:
- a CDS encoding DUF3300 domain-containing protein, translating to MRSTRMIMASLAWIIIAMLMIPGWLPAQDFDTLEQPEKFSKEELAQMLAPIALYPDSLIAQILMASTYPLEVVEAERWLRQNRELKGDSLDNALQLKSWDPSVKSLCHFPDILFAMSEKLDQTRKLGDAFLVQEGEAMDVIQELREKARDQGNLKSTAEQKVIIEREIIRIEPIETRTIYIPIYDPLYVYGPWWYPAYPPYYWYYPPGLVYSGGYISYSPPIFLGIGFWSWTWFDWHVRHIYIDVHKTKRFHRHRDRRDSGRVFWRHDPSHRKGVAYRDRRTSERFIGSKPRASSISPASQEMRGYPSGSYRKKASESPKRPVGIRKGSPAPGVRIAPKTFQQTPTRDTPFRGIGNGSFERRASERGNESRRNIDVIRPGRSIRQQDDGFRDSGRGGVFRR from the coding sequence TGGCATGGATCATCATCGCCATGCTTATGATACCTGGCTGGCTGCCTGCCCAGGATTTCGATACGCTTGAGCAGCCTGAAAAGTTCAGCAAGGAAGAGCTTGCTCAGATGCTTGCTCCAATCGCGCTTTATCCCGACTCGCTGATCGCCCAGATACTGATGGCATCTACCTATCCGCTTGAGGTGGTCGAGGCCGAGCGCTGGCTGCGTCAGAACAGGGAATTAAAAGGCGATTCACTGGACAACGCCCTGCAGCTGAAGTCCTGGGACCCGAGCGTAAAATCGCTCTGTCATTTCCCGGATATCCTCTTCGCCATGAGTGAGAAACTGGACCAGACCAGGAAACTGGGAGACGCTTTTCTGGTCCAGGAAGGGGAAGCTATGGATGTCATCCAGGAACTGCGCGAAAAAGCCCGGGATCAGGGAAATCTCAAGTCTACTGCAGAACAGAAAGTAATCATTGAGCGGGAGATTATCAGAATCGAGCCGATTGAAACGCGCACCATCTATATCCCGATCTATGATCCTCTTTACGTATACGGACCGTGGTGGTATCCGGCCTATCCACCCTATTACTGGTACTACCCGCCGGGGCTTGTTTACTCCGGCGGATATATCAGTTACAGCCCCCCGATTTTTCTTGGAATCGGTTTCTGGTCCTGGACATGGTTCGACTGGCATGTCCGGCATATCTATATAGATGTCCATAAAACAAAACGATTCCACAGGCACCGCGATAGGCGTGATTCCGGCAGGGTTTTCTGGCGTCACGACCCCAGTCACAGAAAAGGGGTCGCCTATCGGGACAGGAGAACAAGTGAACGCTTCATCGGGTCAAAACCCAGGGCGTCGAGCATATCACCGGCAAGTCAGGAAATGCGGGGATACCCGTCGGGAAGTTACAGGAAAAAGGCATCGGAATCTCCGAAGCGTCCCGTCGGTATCCGGAAAGGATCGCCTGCTCCCGGTGTCAGAATTGCACCAAAAACATTTCAACAAACGCCGACGCGGGATACTCCCTTCAGGGGGATCGGCAACGGAAGTTTTGAGCGGAGAGCGAGCGAACGGGGGAATGAAAGCCGCAGGAATATAGATGTAATACGTCCGGGCAGGAGTATAAGACAGCAGGACGACGGATTCAGGGACAGCGGGAGAGGAGGAGTGTTCCGCAGGTGA
- a CDS encoding DUF2950 domain-containing protein, protein MNRVTARKKGTTRWLTVLSCLIAFTVCLPAIAATLQAESITQKNFPSPDEAVESLVAAVKSHDLNEMLAVLGPGSRELISSGDEASDRTGREKFLRAYHKMHSLSQKSDGTMILSVGADSWPLPIPIVKKDSVWVFDTQKGKKEILNRRIGRNELHVMEVLHAYVDAQHEYATKDCGGSGKVEFAQRIISSEGKRDGLYWETEEGGEESPLGPLVAQAAKEGYANPDLQPFHGYYFTILKGQGKHAHGGAYNYVVKEKMILGFAIIAYPAEYGNSGVMTFMVNQEGIIYQKNLGKTTKHSAEALKLFNPDKTWTKVEETAKPGESKSP, encoded by the coding sequence ATGAATAGGGTGACTGCTCGCAAAAAGGGAACGACACGTTGGTTGACTGTGCTCTCATGCCTTATTGCCTTCACAGTATGCCTGCCGGCAATTGCCGCAACCCTTCAGGCAGAGAGCATAACGCAGAAGAACTTTCCCTCCCCTGACGAAGCAGTGGAATCCCTTGTCGCTGCAGTCAAGTCTCATGACCTGAATGAAATGCTTGCGGTTCTTGGTCCCGGGAGCAGGGAACTGATCTCTTCCGGTGATGAAGCGTCGGACAGGACCGGCCGTGAAAAATTCCTCAGGGCATATCACAAGATGCACAGCCTTTCGCAGAAATCAGACGGCACTATGATCCTTTCTGTAGGCGCTGACAGCTGGCCTCTGCCTATTCCGATTGTGAAGAAGGACTCAGTATGGGTATTCGACACGCAAAAAGGAAAAAAGGAGATCCTGAACCGGAGAATAGGCAGAAACGAACTGCACGTCATGGAAGTGCTGCACGCATATGTCGATGCCCAGCATGAGTATGCGACAAAGGATTGCGGCGGCAGCGGCAAGGTAGAGTTTGCTCAGAGAATAATAAGCTCCGAAGGGAAACGCGACGGCCTCTACTGGGAAACTGAGGAAGGCGGGGAAGAGAGTCCTCTCGGACCACTGGTCGCGCAGGCTGCAAAGGAAGGGTATGCCAATCCGGACCTCCAGCCGTTCCACGGGTATTATTTCACGATCCTGAAGGGTCAGGGCAAACATGCGCACGGAGGGGCGTACAATTATGTGGTTAAGGAGAAAATGATCCTCGGATTTGCGATCATTGCCTACCCTGCGGAATACGGGAATTCCGGCGTCATGACTTTTATGGTAAATCAGGAGGGTATCATTTACCAAAAAAATCTTGGCAAAACTACAAAGCACTCTGCAGAGGCGTTAAAGCTATTCAATCCCGACAAGACCTGGACAAAGGTCGAGGAGACCGCAAAACCCGGAGAATCAAAGAGTCCGTAA